Proteins encoded within one genomic window of Lentisphaera araneosa HTCC2155:
- the purB gene encoding adenylosuccinate lyase has protein sequence MSKDRYENPLVARYASKEMSYIWSPQKKFSTWRKLWLALAKAEQELDLPISDEQLKAMEGNLENIDFDLAAKYERDLRHDVMAHVHAWGDQIPVAKPIIHLGATSCYVGDNTDLIQIRESLDLVEKKVVKLINVLAKQAKNYKDLATLGFTHFQPAQLTTVGKRCTLWLQDFLIDLEDLRHRIDTLPFRGVKGTTGTQASFLELFEGDHDKVKTLNLRVAELMDFEKVIPVSGQTYTRKIDYLVLSQLSAIAQSTAKMAVDIRLLSNLQEIEEPFESKQIGSSAMPYKRNPMRSERICSIARYVMSLADNGAHTHANQWFERTLDDSANRRLSLPEAFLGVDVVLTLATNVIEGMAVWPHVINKRVMTYLPFMATENIIMACVKAGGDRQDLHEAVRIHSVAAAKVMKEGGENDLLERIANDEIFAAVKDKLDTLTNPADYIGRSSQQVDEFIDEVVLAEVGDVEDVEMDDIIN, from the coding sequence ATGTCTAAAGATAGATATGAGAATCCCTTAGTAGCTCGTTACGCTAGTAAGGAAATGAGTTATATTTGGTCTCCGCAAAAGAAATTTTCAACTTGGCGTAAACTTTGGCTTGCTTTAGCTAAAGCTGAACAAGAATTAGACCTTCCTATTTCAGATGAGCAATTGAAGGCAATGGAAGGCAATCTAGAAAATATCGATTTCGATTTAGCGGCTAAGTACGAGCGCGATTTGCGTCATGATGTAATGGCTCACGTACATGCTTGGGGTGATCAGATTCCTGTAGCAAAACCAATTATTCACTTGGGCGCAACAAGTTGTTACGTTGGAGACAATACGGACCTAATTCAGATTCGTGAGTCTCTTGATTTAGTCGAGAAAAAAGTTGTTAAACTTATCAATGTTTTAGCTAAGCAAGCTAAAAACTATAAAGATTTAGCAACACTTGGTTTTACTCACTTTCAACCAGCTCAGCTCACAACAGTAGGTAAGCGTTGTACTTTGTGGCTTCAAGACTTTTTAATTGATTTAGAAGATCTTCGTCACCGTATAGATACACTGCCTTTCCGCGGCGTAAAAGGAACCACGGGTACACAAGCAAGTTTCCTTGAACTCTTCGAGGGTGATCATGATAAAGTGAAGACTTTAAATTTACGTGTTGCTGAGCTTATGGATTTTGAGAAAGTCATTCCTGTTTCCGGTCAGACTTACACACGTAAAATTGACTACTTAGTACTTAGTCAACTATCTGCGATTGCTCAATCTACGGCTAAGATGGCTGTTGATATTCGTTTACTTTCTAATCTTCAAGAAATTGAAGAGCCCTTTGAATCTAAACAAATTGGTTCAAGTGCGATGCCTTATAAACGTAACCCTATGCGCTCTGAGCGTATTTGTTCAATTGCGCGTTATGTAATGAGTTTAGCAGATAATGGTGCTCATACTCACGCCAACCAATGGTTTGAAAGAACGCTTGATGACTCTGCAAATCGCAGGCTTTCTTTGCCTGAAGCTTTCTTGGGCGTCGATGTAGTTCTTACACTTGCAACAAATGTGATTGAAGGTATGGCAGTTTGGCCTCATGTCATCAATAAGAGAGTGATGACTTACCTTCCCTTTATGGCGACAGAAAACATCATTATGGCTTGTGTAAAAGCTGGTGGTGATCGTCAAGATCTCCATGAGGCAGTTCGTATTCATTCAGTAGCAGCGGCAAAAGTGATGAAAGAAGGTGGTGAAAATGATCTTCTCGAGCGCATTGCAAATGATGAGATTTTTGCCGCAGTCAAAGATAAGCTTGATACTTTGACTAACCCAGCAGACTATATAGGTCGTTCTTCGCAGCAAGTTGATGAGTTCATTGACGAAGTTGTACTCGCTGAAGTAGGCGACGTCGAAGATGTTGAGATGGATGACATTATCAACTAA
- a CDS encoding hemolysin family protein: MVCFSALSSMSEAAFLSITEVEVEKSQLDNHNKGSCFALKKLHEDLTHTISVLVILNNIANIAGSLAVGAIATKVLDDVWQGFFSAILTLVIIIWAEIIPKTIGERYETKVCLAVARPLYFTSKLIGWLADILNFIAKFFVPAQQLSHTTDEAEILMLAKIGGEEGVIDEDESEMIANVFKLDDTKASHIMTPRVKMFYYSIDQTLNEIKESLIDCSYSRIVLVGEGPDDIKGVAHKNELLVAIINSQGDEKLENYIHKVRFVPEQAPADKLLKDFQDNRRHLAVVVDEFGGVEGVVTLEDVLEVLTGEIVDEYDAVVDLQQSARLENSDK, encoded by the coding sequence GTGGTGTGTTTCTCTGCTCTTTCTTCGATGTCGGAAGCAGCATTTTTATCTATTACTGAAGTTGAAGTAGAAAAGAGTCAGCTAGATAATCATAACAAAGGTTCATGCTTTGCCCTGAAAAAGCTACATGAGGACTTAACTCATACTATATCAGTTTTAGTTATCCTTAATAATATAGCCAATATCGCTGGTTCATTAGCAGTAGGAGCTATTGCGACTAAAGTGCTCGATGATGTGTGGCAAGGTTTTTTCTCTGCAATCCTCACTTTGGTAATTATCATATGGGCAGAAATTATTCCTAAAACTATTGGTGAGCGCTACGAGACTAAGGTTTGTCTTGCAGTCGCTAGGCCCCTTTATTTTACTTCAAAGTTAATTGGCTGGCTTGCGGATATTTTGAACTTTATTGCTAAGTTCTTTGTACCCGCACAACAATTATCTCACACAACTGATGAAGCAGAAATTTTGATGTTGGCAAAAATTGGTGGTGAGGAAGGTGTCATTGACGAAGATGAATCAGAGATGATTGCCAATGTCTTTAAATTGGATGACACGAAAGCTTCTCACATCATGACTCCACGTGTTAAAATGTTTTATTATTCGATTGATCAGACGCTTAATGAAATTAAAGAAAGTCTCATTGATTGTTCCTACAGTCGCATTGTACTTGTGGGTGAAGGCCCAGATGATATTAAAGGGGTGGCGCACAAAAATGAGTTGCTTGTGGCGATCATCAATTCACAAGGCGATGAGAAATTAGAAAACTATATCCACAAAGTTCGCTTTGTGCCTGAACAAGCCCCAGCAGATAAGCTATTAAAAGACTTCCAAGATAACCGCCGACACCTTGCGGTAGTAGTAGATGAATTTGGCGGTGTGGAAGGGGTGGTTACCTTAGAAGATGTGTTAGAGGTGCTCACAGGTGAAATCGTAGATGAATACGATGCTGTCGTTGATTTACAGCAATCAGCACGATTAGAAAACAGCGATAAGTAG